In Ruminococcaceae bacterium BL-6, a genomic segment contains:
- a CDS encoding conserved protein of unknown function (Evidence 4 : Unknown function but conserved in other organisms) — translation MKKIRSILKSTKGDIMIEASGLLLLVVMVLALALHTFPAFIAKQQLDTYTSELCRTAELAGEVGAETSEKEQSLSEQTGLHPDVTWSKTGKIQLDEKITLKCTIVKDIGFANFGSFPVTLKAIQEGRSEVYWK, via the coding sequence ATGAAAAAAATACGATCTATCTTAAAATCCACCAAGGGCGACATCATGATTGAAGCCTCCGGTCTTCTGCTTCTGGTAGTTATGGTTTTGGCCCTTGCCCTCCATACTTTCCCGGCATTTATCGCAAAACAGCAGCTTGACACATACACTTCCGAGTTGTGCCGGACGGCAGAGCTGGCCGGAGAGGTCGGGGCCGAAACATCCGAAAAGGAACAATCCTTATCGGAGCAGACAGGGCTTCACCCGGATGTCACCTGGTCAAAGACCGGGAAGATCCAATTGGACGAAAAAATCACTCTGAAATGTACCATCGTCAAAGACATTGGATTTGCAAACTTCGGGTCCTTCCCCGTGACGTTGAAAGCCATACAGGAAGGGAGGTCGGAAGTCTATTGGAAGTAA